A region of the Struthio camelus isolate bStrCam1 chromosome 4, bStrCam1.hap1, whole genome shotgun sequence genome:
AGAGAAACAGGCCTGGCTGAGAGCCAGTTCCTACAAACCCAAAGCAGCAGAGTTTGTACCGGTCCCTTCAAGAGCCGGGTGGAAACATGAGCAGCCCCTGCATGGGACGAGCTGTGAATTCACCACGGCCAGGCAAAccctcctctgccagggcaaCAGAAGAGGTGGGAGGTGCGGGGCTGTGGTCCGCAGGGGAGGTAGGGGACATGGTGACATAGTCTGCCCCCTGCCAGCAATGAGCCCCTCCACCAAGGTGCACCGTTGCCCTGGGCTTGGCTCGGCCCTGCTGGCTCACCTCTCCTGCCTCGATGTCCTCCAGGGCTGTCAGATGCAGGAGGAAGTTGTTGTCCGGGAAAGACGTCTCAGCATTGGGGATGCAACTGTGGTTACCTACGGGAAAGATGGGGCTCAGCTGTGAGGACATCTCCAGAAAAAGGGGAAGGCAGAGGCTGGAGCTCCCAGCACAGCTAGCAGGGCTTGACCTGGCATCCCTGATGGGCCATGCACCAGGCCAGCTTCATCTGCCGGCCCATGCTTTCCAGGCTAGCAGTGGCCAGGGACACGCCAGGAGCCGGTGCATCCGACAGAGGGACGTGGCCTGGCTAACGATACAGAAGCACTGTGCTGTGGCCACCTCGTctgccctggggacaccagcaagACACTCTCTGCTCACACTGGGGACTAGGGGGTCCAGGGTCACCAGCAGAGCAGTTGCTCTGTTTAGTCTAAGGGAGAACCTTGGctcagcacccagctctgctagTCTTTTTGCTAACTGCACATGCAGCTCCCGGAGCCCACATCATGTCTGAGTCTGTTcaagccaggactgaccccttcATAGCTGGGAAAGATGCTAGGAGACCCTGAGAGAGCAACTAAGCCCCAGGGCAgcacccatcccatcccatcccatcccatcccacccagaGGCTTTTAGGAAAATGCAAAACGGTCTAGTACTGGATATCCTTATCCTCACTATTAGTTTTCCTCCAAGACTCCAAGACCTTGGTTTTACTTACAGCAGCTCTGGAGCACGTAGAGACCCGATCCCTCGCAGTTGAGGAACTCTCCTGACTCTGCAGCACAGAAAGGGGGGTTAAGGCTTTACATGAGCCATTCTGGCTCTTCCACACACTCAGCTTGGTGCATGCATGGGGGGATGTCTGTCAACACTGAACACACACATGCATCCAGCTAGTGCTTGCTTTAGGGTCTCCATGCTGGAGGGTGGTTTCCAAGccgctttccctcacctccaagaggcatggaggacatggagattTGCGCCCCCAGTTCAAGCAGATGCTCACTCCCCTGTCCCTCACACAGCTGCCTCAGCAGCTCCTCAAAGGGGCAAACCTAAGTCAGTCAAAAAAATGGTAAATAGGTCTTTCCATGTCGCTATAAGCTAGACTTTCTGCATGGGACCTCTCTAGATCTCCCTTCAGCCACCTCAGCCTGCCACAGTGCGCCTGGGCCATGCTGCTCACAAACTCGGACCTGCCCTGTCCAGGTAGCAATGGCATGAGGCATGGCTCACATGGACCGAGGCAAGTAGGATCTCCTGATCCCCAGTGGGAATCTCTGCTAGTCCCTGCATGAGGGGAGGAGTCCCTGGGAGCAGAAACCCCACTGAGACCTGCAAATGAGGCTTCCTGACACTGCCCGTGGCCACCCTGGAGCCTTACCCTTCTCGATATCCTTGTAGAGCTGGTCGATGAAGGCGTCCAGCTGCTCTCGCTGCGGCATGGGGAGATCCAGGGCATCGCAAGCATGTACCCACTGGCTCAGAGAGCTATCGGGGAAGCAGAGGGACACCATTATAGCCCAGGCTGAACCCAGCCATTACCCAGGGCATCATGGATGTACGGACTGTCCCTCCCCTCCATGCCACATCTCTGCCACCCTGCAAGAAGCGACTAGAAAGCCCCGTTACCTGGTTCCTATGCCTTGGCCGTTGGTCCCAACGAGGGCAAAGAGGGATTGAAAGCCTTCAGGAGTGAACCACTGCAGGAGGGAGATGAGAGAGTGGCTGAGCCCTGGCCAGCTCGCAGCAGCACCCCACTCCACACCCCACTGCTGGGGCCAGCACTGGTGGCCTGCTCACAAGTGCTCGGCCTCAGCAAAGCAACGGTCCCCTAGAGATGCCTAGGGAGTGAGACCCtgtgggggaaactgaggcacagaactCTGCAGCTCTGATTTTATGCTCTGTCATGATTTTCAGGGTGGAGATGCTCACACACACGTGAGGCCAGCCCAGATATTGTGACCAGTGGGTCTCCCTCAGAAAAGGGACCCCCAcctgctgcccacacttttgatCCATCAGCACGTGCCAAAGAAGACCCACTTGCTGACCCAGCTGCACACtgccctgcatgcacacacacacaaacacgtgCCTCCTATCCCACGGGGAGCTTTGGGGGAAGTGGACTCCCAGGGGAGTCTGGGGCAGATGTGACCCAGAGGGACTAGCGCAAAAAGGAAGGTGCCGCCACGCTCCTGGGCTAACTGGGAGGTCGCTCCACTCACCCTGCTGACGTGTTCATCGTAAAGAGCTTCCGTGAAGAGCAACCGCAGCAGTTccagctggccctggcaggaAATGGCAACATCATCAAGGTGGGAAGATGCCACTGGGCATCCCATCCGGGCCTACAGCTGAGCCCAGCACAAGCCACAAGGCTCAGGAGTCAGGCTTCTTGGCCTTCACTGCAAAGCTGGAGGCTGCTGCCCTCAGAGCAGCAAAAGCCACCCGTTCAGCAGCTAAATATCATCCTGTCCCATTGCCAAGTAGAAGCGTCTCTGTCACTGAAACTACCAGCTTGTTCTTCTGCAGTGCCCCAAAGCCTGCTAAGTGACCCGTTCCCTCTCTGTCAGCTCAGCCAGGAGCCCTGATGGGGCTGGGCACCCCACTTTGGCATCTCCAGCATCTCCCATCCCAgtgccagcccagcacatacTTAGCTTCCCAGCCCGGGCAGTGCGCCCAAGCCAGCCTGCTCACTGCTGCACCCCTAGGTGCTGGGACCCGCCGTGCACAGGACCACAAACCCCTGCACTGAGAGCCTGCTCCCATCCCAGCAGTAACGGGGCTTCCACATCCGTGGATTTGCACATGCGAGCTGGGAGACAGCAGGCTCAGGGGTTCCCAGCACTCAACCCGTTCGGCTGCCAGGCTCTTACCTTAAATTTGTCCCCCAGCAGCTTATGCACAATCTCCTCCTCTTCGTTTGCTGTCTTACTGCAGAACTGGGAGAAGACCTTGATCCACCAGTCCTTGTCCTTAGcctaaaaaagaaatcaagcaaaTACACTGCACTAACACCGCTTTCCTCACCAGCCaggaggaaggctggaggaggCAAGCCCCACTGAGCTCAGAGCTATCCAGCCTGCTATCAAGAGGCAGCAGAAGCATTCACACAGCAGTAGTTTACTGTCAGAGTAAAGCTGGGCAAAAGAAACAGAGCCAGAGGAAAGGTTCACTTCTAAAAAACGTGTGTTaattcagtaaggaaaaaaagtcctGCTTGGCTCAGGACACAGCAGTCTTCTCTGCTGCCTGTCATCCCCGTGACCAAGGATCACTCGATGTCGCAACCTCTTCAAGCAGGACCCTGCTTTTCTGACCACTGGAGAAGAGATCAGTCCTTgggaacaacagcaacaacaggaagaaaaaaacaagaattggTAGTTGTGGCCCCAAATCACAGACGTACCTGTTTGACGGTGGCAACCATCCTGGCCATCAGCATAATGCTGGAAGTCTCCGGTGGGTAATGCATGTTTCTGCAGGgataaaagggaagaagagagatgaGCAGATTAGTGCTGATATGGAAGGAAAAAGCTGGAGGGAGGCAGAAGCAGCCTCGTGCACGCAGTCAGGCCTGCGCTCACCCGTCACACCAAAGCAGCTAGCCCAGCATGACCGCGTGGGGACCCAGCGCTGcgaagggcaaggaggagaagCCTGTGCCTGCCTGTCTGCACCAAGCATACAAATAATCCCCAACCATCCTGCTCAAATACCGCCTGGGGAATAGATCCCGGTCCCATACAAAGCGCAGGACTGCAACAAGAGCTGGAATTTGTGACATCTTTGGGTCAGCGACATCACTTCTCCTCTCTGTGCCCGTTTTGTCACCTGCAAGCAGGGATAGCTACTTATATACCCGCAGGAGTGCTGCGAGGCAGATGTCCAGGAGGCTGGAGATGTGCAGATGCACTGTTAAATTGCAGGAGTGAGGGATGCGCTGCTCAGTGCTTCGTAGCCCTTCACTGGGAGAAAAACCAAGAACTGCTCAGCCCCGTGTCCCAACTCCTGTGCTGCCGAGCGGCACACAGCCCTGGGTTTTGGAGGGGAGCAGTGTCTCACAGCCACCAGGTCCCACCAGCCACTTTGTGCAGGGATAGAAAGCCAGGACTGTCTCCAACAAGTGTCacccagcctgggagagccaccccCTTTGCCCCCGCAGCGACAGGTGGGTTGGTCCCCTACCTCCATGCCTCCTGCAGCTTGTTGAGGGGGTGCGTGGGGTCCTCGCGGGACGGGCCGAGGCAGAGGACCTGGTGATACTGCTCCAAAGCGGACTGCCTGCATTCAGCACTGCAGTACGTCACCTAGAGCAAGGGGCACAGCGCCCGGcgttagctgcagcagcaggcaaaGCAAGTGCTGGGCCCTGGCCATGCCCCATCTGCCTGCTagagcagagccccggctctttgGCAGTCgcaagagggagaagggaagagcagaCACCAATTTTACAGCACGGTAAATCCCTCCCTGGGCCCTAGGAGATGAAAACTCCCCCGAGGAGTTGAGTGAAGCCTACAGGGATGAACTCATGCAGCATTTGGGGCAGAAAGCCAGACTAAGTGTTTGGCTAGATGCTCTAAAGGAGTCAGCAGCCCCAAGAAGATCATGCTCCTTCCCGGTGGCCTCGTACCTGGCACTGGGGACACTGCTGGTGCAGGTCTTTCCGGATGCTGCACTGCTCTGGGTGAGGCAGCACCTGGGAGCTTCTCCCCAGCAGCCGCTGGGCGTTTTCCTCCGCCGTCTCCAAAGCCCGCAGGCAGTGATCGCAGGCTGCGGGGAGAAAACACAACCGGACGGCACAGTGAGACCGCGGATGAGCCAGCACAGCTGGTATCAACAGCACCGGAGCCCACCACCTCTGATCTGGAGCCAGCCCCGCTGGCGCGTCGTCCGCCGTGCTTCTCCCGCCGGCCGGCACCCGGCAGGCGGCTCGATAAAGCGGGCGAGGGGGTTAGTCGCGACGGGCCGCTCACCTCTGTAGTTGTACAGCGCGTTCCAGAGGAACTGCGCCGCCACCACGGGCCGCTCCACGAAGATGGTGTCCCCTTTGTGGATGCTCCTGGTGGCGAACAGGCCTTTCCCCTGCGAAGCGAGACGGGGCCGTCATTGGGGAGGGGGGGTAGTGggacaaaaaaggcaaaagaaaaaaaaaaaccaaccaaccacacGAACGGACCTGAAACCTAAAAAACCGCGCAGGGAGGTGTCCGTAGGCCACCCAAGTCGCCCCATGGATCCCCCACCCTGGCTGGGGTGAGGTGGGACTATCCGGcgtttctccccccaccccgccaacgCCTCCCGGAGCATTCGCCGTGGCGAATAACGGGATTATTTCACCCAACGCAGCGGCAGGGATGgattcccacccccccccagccccggccctccCGGCAGCGACCCGCCAACGCGGCCGCCCCAGGGTCGCCGGCGGAGCGGCCAGGAGAAGGCGGACGGAGGCCGGGGACCTCACCTTGGCGCTGCTGATGAAACGCGCCTcggccgcggctccccggcctcccgccccgccgccacaCGCGTCCCCCACGGAGGCGGCCATCTTCGGGCGGCGACTTCCCCGGGGACGGGCAacgtgccttcctcttcctcttcctcctcgccccGGCAGGGGCCCCCCCTCTCCCGCTGAAGATGGCTGACGGGCTGCAGAAGGGCCGAACGAGGGCCGACGTCCATCTTAGCCCGGCCCCCACCGCCACCCCCCCAAAATGGGGCCGCAGCCGCTTCTGCAGCTAGCCAGCCGCTTGGCTCTCTCTCCGCCATGGAGAAACGGggtgtttgggtgttttttttttttttttaactgccccCCACATGGGGGAGGAATCTGGCAGTGGTACCCAAACCGCGAGTGGCCGGAGCAGGGGGGTGTTTTTAGGCTCCTCAGGtgcccccaaaacaagcccctcACCGCTTCCTGCCCCCGGCGGCCTGGGACCCTGCTGGGGCGCAAAACCCCAGAAAACGCGGCGTTCGTACGTATTTAGGCCGAAACACAGCTGGCGCTCAGGCCTGCTCCTGAGCGCCCCGGTGATGGCCGCAGGTGTGGGGACAGGGCAAAACCGGCGTGTTTCTGGGCACCGCGGGAGTCGCTAGATGTCACTGTCGGCTTTGGGCTGCATCACGGATGCGGCTGGAAAAGGGGGCTTCGCCCAGGGCCGATGCTGCGGCTCCGAAGGAGAAGAAACGCTAACCGCCGAGGGACGTTTGAACAGCACCTTCGTACTTAACCGTCGGCAGAAGGGCTGTTATCGTAAAAGTAGcgtcctgctgccctgcagcatcGGCTTCacgcttcatcagcccggccagcGACGCTTCCACTTTCCCCTGTTAAAACTCGCCATCCCCTCGCTCAACGAGTCGCAGCCCCGGTGCCTGCAGCCCAAACTCAAAAACTTATTcgcaaagctgatttttttttttccgaaataGCGGCCCGGGAGAGCACAGGAGAGTGGGTCAGCCAGGGACGTCTGGCCGTGTCCCCCTACCTCTCCAGGGGCGGCAGTCCGAAACTGCACCAGCGCTAAGCAGACATTACCTTTCTTAGGATAAACATAGTTCTAACTCTGCAGGAACTGACCCAGAGCTATGAGAGACCGAGTTACCTCTTTTGCCGGTCAGCTGTGTCACAGCTGATCAGTTTCCCACAAACATTTTGTCTGCATTTAATTCCACTCGAAAACTAAAACTGGCAAGGTGTTTTCCTCCCGTTTGCCAACCCTTACAGGTCGGAAACATCATCTTTGCAAATAAGTTTTCAGCTGATCTGTTCCAGAGCTGTCCCTGCTCGCTTCCAAGCATGCATGGCTTCACCAGCCAACACACAAGGAAGCGTGCGGAAAAAACTGCTTTCGTGTTTCGGTTGGCATGTCGGAAATGAGAATGGGTGAGAAGACAACACCTTTTCATGACTTCTGCTGTTTGAAAGCAGTTAACTTCTTGGCAGCTGGGGTCTTATTAGAAGGAGGAAaaggtggatttctttttttttttttttacttgctgtaTTTCCTATAGTAACAACAAAGGAAGAgtgagaggaacaaaaaaaaaaaaaaaagaatttttccctGTGAAATATCTCAGAGGAAACAGTACTCCAGCTCGCACTAGCAGTGCACTGCTCTTTGAAACACAGTTCAGCCTATTTTTCAAGCAAAACACATAGAAATATTGTAAAAGCTGCAAAGATATGAGACATTCCCCTTTGCTTGTGCGTATCAGTCACACCTGAGAACGTCATTGGTCCCGTTTCACTGATGGTTCATGGAGTCTTCACAGCCTGCACAGCAGGGTTGTTTCTCTGAAGCAAAGTGGCTATTGCTATAAGCCCCAGGCCCACAGAGGTATGGagagcaggaggccacagaggtGACCTGGGTGGCTGATGAATTGTGTCCTCCTAGGGCGTCACATAGCGACTGTGGCAAGCACTGGTGATTTCTGGCACTATTTGTGCACCCAACCCCACTTTTTAGATCAAAGGTTTCTGATTGGGCTGGAGAAAGAGGGGACCTGAGCCACAACTACTCTGAAACAGGCCAAGGACTACCTCCTGCAAAATGAGGTGGGAGCATCCCTCAGCCACCAGGATGAGGGATCCACATCAGAGGTCTGAGAGCAAGAGGGTACTAGAGTGAGGCAAGGTAGCGCCAAAGACTTGTCCTTTAGACCTGGTATTAGAGACTGGAGACAATGCAAAGTCACCACAGTCGAGGGTCAGAGCCTGCTGTGCATGCCACAGTGAAACCTGAACATACCAAAAAGGATGGCTAGACCACCCTGGCAACTGTGGACCAAGTCCATGCTTCACCAAGGCTACTTAGTGCCAGTCCCATGAGAAGCCATCCAGGCATCACTGCCTGCTCAGAAACCAAAGAGATAGCAAACCCTGGCTCCCCCCCAGCCACGCCCATGTCTCTTTTTAAAAGACACTAGACTTTTATTATGATAcaaaagtaaagcaaataaataagtgACACCTgtcaagaaaaaagttttttctataAATAACAATATAAGAGTAAAGTGATATACAGTGTTCCAGGTCAGAAAAGAGACAATAAATTATCCTGAGCTCATGCGACATCATGCCTGGTACCCCAGGCAAACCTAGGAAGGCCACCTGACAGCTCGAGTGCTCACAGCCTGACCTAAGAGCACTTGGCTGCTGCTGGGACGGGCACCAGCCCCTAAGAATTACTAAAACACAGGCAGGGAGAGTCCAATACTTAGTCCTGAGCCCTCAAAGCCCTTCCACCCACTAAAAACAAAATTACTAACTGCACTGTGCAGTTATAGATGCGCTAGCCAAAAGCTCCAGATGCTGTTTCCCACGGCACCTTAATGTGTAATTGGGACAGAACACAGCAACTGCCATCTGGGCCAGAATCACAtctggattgggggggggggggcggtgtatGACGCATCAGAGGTGTTTGAAAGCTGTCTTTTTATAAAAGCCCTGGCCACACACCTCAATGAACCAGGGTGCCTAAatccctcctgcagcagcacatAATCTTGGTGAAGTAAGGCAACACCAGAAGGCAGGGGGACACACCAGGTTCTGTCATCTGGGTTTTAGAAgccaaaacaaaggcaaaaatacaCCAAACGGCGAGCAGGACTGGAGAAGGCACTTCTGCTCCAGGCTGCGAGCACTCAGGAAGACTTACTCTTCGGGCTGCCTTGTTCCCACCCGGGGCCTGATTCTGCAGCCATGTGGGAACCCCTTTGCCACAACTGCATGGAGCTAAGATCAGGTCAAGGGCAGAGGAGAGGCAGGACCAGACCTGGGATAGAGCCCTGCTGTCGTGGCAGTGGCATGCCCTGCAGCTCACTTCCGGTGTTTGCTCAGACCCTGTTCATCTTACTGCAACTGTAACGATACAGTTCGTGGGTAGGAGCAAGGGACTTTGATTTGTTGCAATCCAAGCAAACATGGGAATCAAATTGCCCAGGAAAAAACAATCCGGCTGATTCTTCTCCCAGCACAAGTGTCTCTCCTAGCAGCACACAGTAACAGGCAACACAAGTGACCCTGGGTTCAGAAGCCCTTACAGTCCCTCACAACAGTCAGGGACACCATCTAATTGGCACCCCAGCCTCTCTACTGAAAATGGTTTGTGCTTCCTGGTACTTCAATAGTGAACGAGTGAGATCAGCTGCCTTGCCACAACCACAGCACCATCAGGCAGAACTGACCTGATGACTAAGCTCCAGGAACTGCAGCACACAGCTACCAGACAGGGGCCTCTGTGTTTGGAGATTTCCTCCCAACCAGCAGCAGTTTAGTCCTGTAGCTCAAACGCTCAGGTAAGAGCTTAATGTCTAGCTTGGACCAAAGAAGCACAAATATGTCTGCATCCCCAGTATCTCCATCGGGCAGACACAGCTGTAAACTGGTTGTAGTTTTTGCTCTGAAACA
Encoded here:
- the SMYD5 gene encoding histone-lysine N-trimethyltransferase SMYD5 isoform X2: MAASVGDACGGGAGGRGAAAEARFISSAKGKGLFATRSIHKGDTIFVERPVVAAQFLWNALYNYRACDHCLRALETAEENAQRLLGRSSQVLPHPEQCSIRKDLHQQCPQCQVTYCSAECRQSALEQYHQVLCLGPSREDPTHPLNKLQEAWRNMHYPPETSSIMLMARMVATVKQAKDKDWWIKVFSQFCSKTANEEEEIVHKLLGDKFKGQLELLRLLFTEALYDEHVSRWFTPEGFQSLFALVGTNGQGIGTSSLSQWVHACDALDLPMPQREQLDAFIDQLYKDIEKESGEFLNCEGSGLYVLQSCCNHSCIPNAETSFPDNNFLLHLTALEDIEAGEGELLVYLFVSQVPSASRRCRRDVGRRGGGRRGDG
- the SMYD5 gene encoding histone-lysine N-trimethyltransferase SMYD5 isoform X1; amino-acid sequence: MAASVGDACGGGAGGRGAAAEARFISSAKGKGLFATRSIHKGDTIFVERPVVAAQFLWNALYNYRACDHCLRALETAEENAQRLLGRSSQVLPHPEQCSIRKDLHQQCPQCQVTYCSAECRQSALEQYHQVLCLGPSREDPTHPLNKLQEAWRNMHYPPETSSIMLMARMVATVKQAKDKDWWIKVFSQFCSKTANEEEEIVHKLLGDKFKGQLELLRLLFTEALYDEHVSRWFTPEGFQSLFALVGTNGQGIGTSSLSQWVHACDALDLPMPQREQLDAFIDQLYKDIEKESGEFLNCEGSGLYVLQSCCNHSCIPNAETSFPDNNFLLHLTALEDIEAGEEICISYLDCCQRDRSRHSRHKILRENYLFTCSCPKCLAQADDADVTSDDEEEGEGETDDAELEDEMTDV